The Nitrososphaerales archaeon sequence AGTATTACCGCCTTTAACGCTACCATCAACGTATCAATAATCCTTCACACTACATAAGTCTTATGAAATCGACCGATCGTTCTCGCTAAATCTTCCCTATTCTTCACACCTATCATCCTAATCCTATTTATCCTAATCATTCTAGCTATCTACCTTAATAAGACATCCAAGATCATGGCGGTAAAGATCAACGCAAGATAGGGGCTAGAAAATTTGAATACTATCCAAGCCCTTTCTTTGGTCGGCTTTGCGATGAGCCATAGATTCAATAAGAACATCGCCCCTCCAAAGATAATAGCTGTGATAAGATAGATTGTGCCGAATATATTGAGCAAGAATGGTATTATGCTAAATATGAACATGAGTAGAGAGGTTGAACCTATGCACCTTACCGCTACTTTTTCACTTACGACTACAGGGAGCATGGGCACCTTTGCAGCGATATAATCCTCTTTATATCTGATGGCAAGGCTCCATATGTGAGTCGGGATCCACAACACCACCAACGCTGCTATAATAAGTGAAATGGTATCAATGAAGCCCTTTACAGCCGAATAACCGATCAACGCTGGTATGCCACCAGAGAAACCTCCAACGATTATATTGATAGGATTCTTCCTTTTGAAGATCTTACTATAGATTATAACATTATCGAAGATGCCCAGCATCATCAGGATAAGTGTGAGTGGATTTAAAATGTATGAAGTGATAAATGATAAGATCACAAGGATTAGGCCGAAGTAGAGGGCTTTAACGGCAGGGTAGATCCTTCTAGATGGTATGGGCCTCAACCTTGTGCGATTCATAACGCTATCGATATCTCTATCGATATAATTTGTGAGTGTATTCGCCCCAGCAGAGCCGAGCGTTACGGCGGCGATCATGAGAAATAACCGATCGTAAGGGATCTGCCCTTCACTAGCTACAATAAATGCACCGATGGCCGTGAATAAGAGTAGAGACCAGATCTTCGGTTTGGTCACTTCAAAATAATTTATGATGGTATTCCTAATGGTGTGCACCAAGATCGAAACGATAGACCAATCGTCATGGTTTTATTTATCCTTATCTTTATCTTTTTTACTCTCAATAATCTTAATAGCCCGTTCGAAATCTTCAGGTGTGTTGATATTGAAGAATGTGTATAATTCTCGATCGAATTCTCTAATCTTATCTATAGGTATATACTTTACCCTTTTTAACCTCTTAACGATATCTAAATTCCTCAATTCGTTAGCTTCATATGCTTCCTTGGCTGACTTTAAAGTACTCACCACCCTATATACTGCGTGTAATGGTTCGATAAAACCATTGGGCCATCGAGGTATAGCGGCATCAAAATCTATCGCCTCTTCAAATAAGAATTTAACGACCTTTGAATTCACAAAAGGTGTATCACAAGATACTATAAAGGCATAATCTGTAGTCACTCTAGACAACCCACTATAGATACCTACCACTGGGCTCTGCTTAGGGAGTAGATCGATCACTAAGTATACATCATCGGGCAATATCTTCTTGTAGTTTAAAATGTTGGAGTTCCGACTTATGGCAACGATGATTTCATCCGAGAAATTCTTCACAACTTCGATGATATGTAAAATTAATGGTTTATCACCTAAGATCAATAATCCTTTATCTGAACCCATTCTTTTACTCAAACCTCCAGAGAGGATTACGGTCGCCATCGATCTTATCGACCGAACCTCTATCCACTATGATTCAAACTCCAAAGACCTTCATTTACAACAACTACAAAATCTATACAACGCTACTTCTACTACTCCTACTACTTCTATATAATGAGTGCTATTTATCAAGAGCCTTTTTCGAGAGCCTTTTGAATCTCCTTTCGCAACTCTTCAACATTCTTGCCTTCTGTACTAATACCTAATTCTTTCGCAACCTTTTCCAACCTTTCCTTCTCACTCACACCTTCTTCGACTTCTTCCTGCCCCCTCTTGAACTCAGCCTTTGCACGTCCAAGTGATCGGGCAAGTTCAGGGATCTTCTTCGCACCGAATAAAATCAGTATTATCGCAGCTATGAGTATAATCTCCCAACCTTGCAAACCCCAAATCTGTAGATAGTGATTGAACATACCTTTACCGCACTATTAAAGAATTTAGGATGATTTTAACCTTTCTATTCTAGAATATTCCTAGGTATTTGAAATGACCTTCCATCAACACCCTTTAAAGGCTACATTTAAATATAAGATCCTCCTCCCCTTCCAGCTGGAGGGAGTGTCTATCTTCATAGAAGGCGATTACCTTCATCGGTAATAAGAATAATTCATATAAATGGTTAAAACGAGATGTATTAAAGTGGATCCTTGGTATAAATATTGAGGTGGACGATAAGTTTGAATAAGGTCAAATTCGCCATACCGAAAGGTTCACTGGAGAAAGCTACATTTAACATCCTCGAGCGTGCATGGTATAAAATCTATGGTAGCGATAGAACCTATAGGCCTATCATCAGCGATCCAGAGATCGAACTGAAGATACTAAGGCCTCAAGAAATCCCCGTAAGTGTGGCAGAAGGATTGCATGACGTGGGTATTACAGGTGAGGATTGGATACGGGAGACGAACGCTCAAGTAGAGAAGCTCTTGAATTTAGAGTATGGCCGGGTTAAATTAGTATGTGCAATACCACAAAACTCTCCTTTCAACTCACTATCTGATATGCTCAAAGCCTTTCATAGGGAGAAGAAGGATCTAAGGATTTCAACAGAATACTTGAATCTTGCATCTTGGTATATAAAGTCAAACCCCATCTATAAGGAGCTCTACGGTGATGAGGATCCTTTAACTGTAACTCCCTGGTGGAGAAAAGGGAGTAATCCAAGGGTGACGATCTACCTCTCCTTCGGTGCTACAGAAGCGAAACCTCCCGAAGAAGCGGATATGATCATCGATATCACAGAGACCGGTACTACGTTAGAGCAGAATAACCTAAAGATCATTGAGAAGATCCTCGAATCATCGGCTATATTGATCGCCAATAGAGAGGCTATGAAGGATAGATGGAAGTGTGAGAAGATCTACGATATACTCACACTATTGAAGGGTGTCTTAGATGGTGAAAAGAAACTTCACATATTTGTGAATGTAAAGAAAGAGAATCTAAATGAATTACTCAAACAGTTACCCGCATTGAAGAAACCTACGGTGAGCCCATTATCTCAAAAGGGATGGTACTCTGTGAACACAGTTATAGATAAACGAGAGTTCCAAATGTTGCTACCGATCCTCCGTAGGCTTGCCCAAGGCCTCGTCGTACATGAACCTCAACAGATCCTATCGTTAGAAGATATCGTCAAGAAAAGTGATAATGATTGATAAGGGTTGAAATGGTTACAGATGAGCGATTAGAATCTATAATCGATGAATTGAATAAGTTACGATCTATCAAATACATCGATCGAAGAATCGAGCAGGATGTGAAGAAGATCATTCAAGATGTTATCGATAGGGGTGATGCGGCATTGATAGAGTACACCGAAAAGTTCGATGGTGTGAAATTGGATAGAGATGAGATCATGATCAAACGAGAGGAGATCGATGAGGCATATTCAAAGGTCGGTGAGAGGGAGATCTCGGCCCTGAAGGTCATAAAGAAGAATATCATGAGAGTAGAAGAGAGGAATTTAAAGGGGTTGAGATGGAGAATACGCAACAAAGGTGTAGAGATCATCAACCATATCAAACCTATTGAGAGTGTAGGGTGCTATGTTCCGGGTGGAAGGGCATCTTATCCGAGCTCTGTGTTGATGACCGCTATACCATCGATCGTTGCTGGTGTGCCTAGAATCGCCATCTGTACCCCACCATCAAGGTCGAAGACCCTAAATCCACTTACATTGGTCGCAGCTGACATCTGTGGTGTAAAGGAGATTTATAGGGTCGGTGGAGCACAGGCGATAGCGGCATTAGCTTACGGTACAGAGAGTATAAAGCCCGTGAAGAAGATCGTCGGTCCGGGCAATATATATGTGACTGTAGCGAAGAAGATCGTTTCTAGTGATGTATCGATAGATATACTCGCAGGGCCTACAGAGCTGTTGATAATCGCAGACCATAAAACCGATCTGAAGAACGTGGTGAGAGATTTAATCTCACAGGCTGAGCACGGTGAAGAGAGTATATGTGGTGTAGTGACAACCTCTAAAGATATAGCCGATCGAATAATCGATCTTCTCAAAAAAATTCTACCATCTATAGAGAGGAGGGGGATTGTGGAGAATGCGCTATCGAATAGAAGCTTTATCGCCATATGTGAAAGTATGGATCAAGTAATTAAGTTTGCGAATCTATTTGCTCCAGAGCATCTTGAAATCATGGTGGAAGGGGCCGATGAGTATGTAGATAAGATCGATTCTGCTGGGCTCATACTCCTCGGTGAATACTCCCCTTCTACTATGAGTGATTACTATGTAGGGACGAATCACGTCCTCCCCACTGGTGGATCTGCTTCGATCTACTCAGCCCTATCGATACTGGACTTTGTTAAAAGAATAAATGTGGTGAAGTGCTCAAAGGAATATTTAAGGAGATCTGCCGAGACCATTCGCACGGTCGCTACTATAGAGGGTCTTTACAATCATTGGCTAGCTGTAGAGGAGAGGCTTAAGGAAGATTGATCTGTGGTTTGAACCATTATCGTTATATCGAGTTAGATCTGGATGGTACTTGCTACATAAGAGCAGACTCTGTAGATTCGATCGAACGAGTGGATGGGATAATCTTCGATTGTGATGGTGTATTGATCGATGCGAGCGATTCATATGATAAGACGATTCAGATCACCGTAAATTATATCCTTTCACAATTATTAGGAATAGAACTCCCTGAAGATTTTGTACCTATGAATCTTATCTACCAATTACGAATGAGTGGAGGATTCAATAACGATTGGGATACCTCTTACATAATACTCCTTTACATATTTTCACAACTCCCAAAAGATTTTCAGAGCACATTTACAGATATTTACAGAAGGTTACCGAATGAGCTCTGTAAGAAAGCTAAGGAGAGGTTGATGGAGGTTTCCTCATCACTAAAGAGTACGAACGTTATGAAGGATGTGCAACTGAATATTGAGAAGTTGCAGAAGGGCCTATTCAACTTGGCAAGGATGGCCGATAGCTCAGGGATTAGCTCCTTAGAGGGCTTTTTGAATGGCGAATCTCTAACCACGTTCAAAGAATTCCTTAAATACCCAGGTAAGATAGGGGAGAGCCTAGTTACTACATTCTTTGAAGAGGCGTACTTGGGGAGTGAAATATTTGAAAGGGTGTATAAAATCGAACCGCAGTTCAGACTCGGTCTGGGGATGATAGAGAATGAGAGGCTGATGGTCAAGGAAGAAACTCTACAGGAACTTTTGAACCTCCTTGGTGAAGGTAAACTGGGTATCGCTTCGGGTAGAGGTTACTACGCCACTCAAAAGACCTTAGGAAAGCTCATGAGTTACTTTAATCTCGAAGCGATGGTATTTTCTGCCGATGATCTGCTGAAGGAAGGGTTGACCAAAGATGAATTGATGGAGCTCGTAAAGCCCGCCCCATACCCATTATTAAAGGCTGCCGATGGTCTACTCGGTGCCTCTAAAGTAATGTATGTGGGTAACTCTACCGAAGACTTATTGATGGAAGAGAGGGCGAATAAAGTTGTGAACAGATTCCTTTTTGCTGGTATATATATCAGTCGGTATGGATGTGAAGCTCAGGACCAATTAAGGCTCTTCTTGGATCGAGGGGCTGATGTAGTGTTACAATCGGTAAATCAATTACCAAAGGTTTTGAGGAGGTTTAGGTGAAGGTTATGAGGATCGGGAGGGTCGAAAGGGAGACTCGTGAAACGAAGGTCTTAGTAGAATTGAATGTAGATGGTGAAGGGAAGGCAGAGGTAGATACGAGTATAAAGTACCTTGATCATCTGATAAAGACCCTCGCCACTCATAGCTCATTCGATATAAAGGTGGAGGCTAAGGGCGATTTACAGCACCACATCATCGAAGATTTGGCGATATGCCTTGGTGAGAGTTTAAATAGAGCACTGGGTGAGCGTAAGGGGATCTCAAGATTTGGTTACGCGATGGTGCCTATGGATGAATCCTTGGCTTATGTGAGTGTAGATCTGGTAAGGAGGCCATTCTGCGTATTGAATCTAAAGATAGAGAAAGATAATGTAGAGGGTATTGTGAGGGAGGATATCTACCATTTTATTCGATCCTTTACCCATTCTCTACAGGCGACGGTTCACATACAGGTCCAGTATGGTGATAATGAGCACCATAAGGTTGAGGCAGCGTTCAAAGCATTGGCACTGGCATTGAGGCAGGCGGTCTCGAGCGATGTAAAGCGTAGAGATATCCCGAGCTCGAAGGGTGTTATGTAGTTGCGTATAGCGATATTGGATTATGGTGTCGGTAATCTCTTTAGTATAAAGTGTGCCTTAGAGAGGTTAGGTGTCGATGCATATATAACGCCATATTTGGAGAAGGGTGAATTTGATGGTATAATTCTACCCGGTGTAGGAAACTTTACACACGCTTCCAGACATCTAACTCAAAATGCTGCATATATTGATTTGATCGTGAATAAAGGTACCCCAATCTTCGGGATCTGCTTGGGCATGCAACTCTTATTTGAAGAGAGTGAAGAAGGTCATGGAGATGGTCTAAAGTTACTATTGGGCAAGGTATTGAAACTACCAAAGGGTGTGAAGATCCCTCACATAGGTTGGAATCGCCTTAAGGTAAAGAAGTCACATAAACTTGTGGATGGAATCGAAGATAATTCGTGGGTCTACTTCGCACACTCCTACTATCCAAAGCCCAACGAATCGAGTATCTGTATTGCAGAGGTTAGCTATGGTATCACATTTCCCGTGATCGTAGCTAATAAGAATATCTTTGGGACTCAATTTCATCCAGAGAAGTCTGGTGAGGTTGGGAATCAAATATTGAGGAACTTTCTTGAGCTATGTAGGCGGTGAGCAGATTGGAAGTATGGCCCTCCATCGACCTCATGGATGGTAAAGTGGTGAGGCTTACGAGGGGCGATCCGAGCTCGATGAAGGTGTATAGTGATGAACCATCGTCGGTTGCTAAGAATTGGATGGATCTAGGGGTTGATGGATTACATATCGTAGATTTGGATGCGACCTTGGGTAGAGGTTGTAATCGCCCATCGATCCTATCTATAGTAAAGTCGGTGGATATCCCGGTTCAGGTGGGTGGAGGTATTAGGGATTCGAAGTATGCGAAGGAGTTATTCGAAGAGGGTGTATATAGGGTTGTGTTGGGTACGTTGGCATTCAAAAACCCAATCGAATTAAAAGGTTTACTGAGAGAGTACGGGAGTGAGAGGGTCA is a genomic window containing:
- a CDS encoding twin-arginine translocase TatA/TatE family subunit, with translation MFNHYLQIWGLQGWEIILIAAIILILFGAKKIPELARSLGRAKAEFKRGQEEVEEGVSEKERLEKVAKELGISTEGKNVEELRKEIQKALEKGS
- a CDS encoding heme o synthase encodes the protein MHTIRNTIINYFEVTKPKIWSLLLFTAIGAFIVASEGQIPYDRLFLMIAAVTLGSAGANTLTNYIDRDIDSVMNRTRLRPIPSRRIYPAVKALYFGLILVILSFITSYILNPLTLILMMLGIFDNVIIYSKIFKRKNPINIIVGGFSGGIPALIGYSAVKGFIDTISLIIAALVVLWIPTHIWSLAIRYKEDYIAAKVPMLPVVVSEKVAVRCIGSTSLLMFIFSIIPFLLNIFGTIYLITAIIFGGAMFLLNLWLIAKPTKERAWIVFKFSSPYLALIFTAMILDVLLR
- the hisA gene encoding 1-(5-phosphoribosyl)-5-[(5-phosphoribosylamino)methylideneamino]imidazole-4-carboxamide isomerase, producing MEVWPSIDLMDGKVVRLTRGDPSSMKVYSDEPSSVAKNWMDLGVDGLHIVDLDATLGRGCNRPSILSIVKSVDIPVQVGGGIRDSKYAKELFEEGVYRVVLGTLAFKNPIELKGLLREYGSERVMVALDYRSGIVMVDGWRRSTEFSLIDALNRFKGEGVKLFLLTSIDRDGGLSGPDLSTIESIRGVKGVEIFASGGVRSIEDMIKLRDLGVRGVILGKALYEGTINLKEAILLIKRCGGIV
- the hisH gene encoding imidazole glycerol phosphate synthase subunit HisH; translation: MRIAILDYGVGNLFSIKCALERLGVDAYITPYLEKGEFDGIILPGVGNFTHASRHLTQNAAYIDLIVNKGTPIFGICLGMQLLFEESEEGHGDGLKLLLGKVLKLPKGVKIPHIGWNRLKVKKSHKLVDGIEDNSWVYFAHSYYPKPNESSICIAEVSYGITFPVIVANKNIFGTQFHPEKSGEVGNQILRNFLELCRR
- a CDS encoding molybdenum cofactor guanylyltransferase, which produces MATVILSGGLSKRMGSDKGLLILGDKPLILHIIEVVKNFSDEIIVAISRNSNILNYKKILPDDVYLVIDLLPKQSPVVGIYSGLSRVTTDYAFIVSCDTPFVNSKVVKFLFEEAIDFDAAIPRWPNGFIEPLHAVYRVVSTLKSAKEAYEANELRNLDIVKRLKRVKYIPIDKIREFDRELYTFFNINTPEDFERAIKIIESKKDKDKDK
- the hisD gene encoding histidinol dehydrogenase, encoding MIRVEMVTDERLESIIDELNKLRSIKYIDRRIEQDVKKIIQDVIDRGDAALIEYTEKFDGVKLDRDEIMIKREEIDEAYSKVGEREISALKVIKKNIMRVEERNLKGLRWRIRNKGVEIINHIKPIESVGCYVPGGRASYPSSVLMTAIPSIVAGVPRIAICTPPSRSKTLNPLTLVAADICGVKEIYRVGGAQAIAALAYGTESIKPVKKIVGPGNIYVTVAKKIVSSDVSIDILAGPTELLIIADHKTDLKNVVRDLISQAEHGEESICGVVTTSKDIADRIIDLLKKILPSIERRGIVENALSNRSFIAICESMDQVIKFANLFAPEHLEIMVEGADEYVDKIDSAGLILLGEYSPSTMSDYYVGTNHVLPTGGSASIYSALSILDFVKRINVVKCSKEYLRRSAETIRTVATIEGLYNHWLAVEERLKED
- the hisG gene encoding ATP phosphoribosyltransferase, with the protein product MNKVKFAIPKGSLEKATFNILERAWYKIYGSDRTYRPIISDPEIELKILRPQEIPVSVAEGLHDVGITGEDWIRETNAQVEKLLNLEYGRVKLVCAIPQNSPFNSLSDMLKAFHREKKDLRISTEYLNLASWYIKSNPIYKELYGDEDPLTVTPWWRKGSNPRVTIYLSFGATEAKPPEEADMIIDITETGTTLEQNNLKIIEKILESSAILIANREAMKDRWKCEKIYDILTLLKGVLDGEKKLHIFVNVKKENLNELLKQLPALKKPTVSPLSQKGWYSVNTVIDKREFQMLLPILRRLAQGLVVHEPQQILSLEDIVKKSDND
- the hisB gene encoding imidazoleglycerol-phosphate dehydratase HisB, which translates into the protein MRIGRVERETRETKVLVELNVDGEGKAEVDTSIKYLDHLIKTLATHSSFDIKVEAKGDLQHHIIEDLAICLGESLNRALGERKGISRFGYAMVPMDESLAYVSVDLVRRPFCVLNLKIEKDNVEGIVREDIYHFIRSFTHSLQATVHIQVQYGDNEHHKVEAAFKALALALRQAVSSDVKRRDIPSSKGVM